In Lates calcarifer isolate ASB-BC8 linkage group LG4, TLL_Latcal_v3, whole genome shotgun sequence, a genomic segment contains:
- the LOC108883866 gene encoding amyloid beta A4 precursor protein-binding family B member 1-interacting protein isoform X2 yields MDDIDAMFSELLGEMDHLSQSLSPAADPPEADPALHRESTFSIGFTDLNESLNELEDHDLDALVADLGSKSTTQDLTTHQQNSSLTDDQFAPPAMTQRSEAAAALPQTPNTAGVQQRSEPQTKADKIKMALEKLKEAKVRKLIIKVMMSDNSSKTLMVDERQTVREVLDKLFEKTHCDCNINWSLCETNPELQIERGFEDHESLVELLSEWTRHSENKIYFVSRPQKYVMFTDPQIFYMWKKKTDLTGINEHAKQLLLKEHFGGSTLIVPDLEGMLYLKEDGKKVWKSRYFVLRASGIYYVPKGKTKSSSDLACFIRFDKVNIYTTNNYKQKYRAPTNFCFMLKHPCIQKESHYIKFLCCDDEHTLLLWVNSIRIAKYGTGLYKNYQAAVKRVSTLQTLQSAAHKDPRRPHPTTQWTQGPAANDTASDTTGHPMWSCAPSHLQTNPEAMPLGSAHSQVHLHPKSQVLKIIHMSHHLTSSLLLLLATHTFKTHPHLMCLDKCLNLEPAMRCQ; encoded by the exons AGTTTGTCGCCTGCAGCAGACCCACCAGAGGCAGATCCTGCTTTACACAGAGAAAGCACCTTCTCCATTGGCTTCACAGACCTGAATG AGTCTCTTAATGAACTGGAGGACCACGATCTGGATGCCCTGGTGGCTGACCTTGGATCCAAATCAACCACACAAGATCTCACCACTCATCAACAGAACAGCAGCCTCACAGATGATCAATTTGCACCACCTGCCATGACTCAGAGATCTGAGGCAGCAGCTGCTCTTCCTCAAACACCAAACACTGCTGGAGTGCAGCAGAGG AGTGAACCCCAGACAAAAGcagacaaaattaaaatggctCTGGAGAAGCTGAAAGAAGCCAAAGTGAGGAAG TTGATAATAAAGGTCATGATGAGCGACAACAGCTCCAAGACTCTGATGGTGGATGAAAGACAAACGGTGAGAGAGGTTCTGGACAAGCTGTTTGAGAAGACACACTGTGACTGCAACATCAATTGGAGCCTGTGTGAGACCAATCCTGAGCTGCAAATTG AGAGAGGCTTTGAGGACCATGAGAGTTTAGTGGAGCTGCTGTCTGAGTGGACTCgccacagtgaaaacaaaatctatTTTGTGTCAAGACCTCAGAAGTATGTGATGTTCACAGACCCTCAG atATTTTACAtgtggaagaagaagacagaTTTGACTGGGATTAACGAGCATGCCAAACAACTCTTACTCAAG GAGCATTTTGGGGGCTCTACTCTGATTGTTCCTGATCTTGAGGGAATGCTGTACCTAAAGGAAGATGGGAAGAAGGTTTGGAAATCTCGCTACTTCGTGCTCAGGGCCTCAGGCATCTACTATGTACCCAAAGGAAAGACAAAG TCATCCAGCGATCTCGCCTGTTTCATCCGTTTTGACAAAGTCAACATCTACACCACCAACAactacaaacagaaatacagagctCCCACCAACTTCTGCTTCATGCTTAAG CATCCCTGCATCCAGAAAGAGTCTCACTACATCAAGTTCCTGTGCTGTGATGACGAACACACACTGTTGCTGTGGGTCAACTCCATCAGAATAGCCAAG tATGGGACCGGTCTGTATAAGAACTACCAGGCTGCAGTGAAGAGAGTGTCCACTCTGCAAACTCTGCAGTCTGCTGCACACAAAG ATCCACGGAGGCCTCATCCCACAACCCAGTGGACCCAAGGACCCGCTGCCAATGACACAGCatcagacaccacaggacatccCATGTGGTCCTGTGCACCA TCTCATTTACAGACAAATCCAGAAGCCATGCCACTGGGATCAGCCCACAGCCAGGTCCATCTCCATCCAAAATCACAGGTGTTGAAGATTATTCACATGAGCCACCACCTGacttcatccctcctcctcctcctggccacacacacatttaagacCCATCCTCACCTCATGTGTCTGGACAAATGTCTTAACCTGGAGCCAGCAATGAGGTGTCAGTAA
- the LOC108883866 gene encoding amyloid beta A4 precursor protein-binding family B member 1-interacting protein isoform X1, whose translation MMLPCVKEAEKMDDIDAMFSELLGEMDHLSQSLSPAADPPEADPALHRESTFSIGFTDLNESLNELEDHDLDALVADLGSKSTTQDLTTHQQNSSLTDDQFAPPAMTQRSEAAAALPQTPNTAGVQQRSEPQTKADKIKMALEKLKEAKVRKLIIKVMMSDNSSKTLMVDERQTVREVLDKLFEKTHCDCNINWSLCETNPELQIERGFEDHESLVELLSEWTRHSENKIYFVSRPQKYVMFTDPQIFYMWKKKTDLTGINEHAKQLLLKEHFGGSTLIVPDLEGMLYLKEDGKKVWKSRYFVLRASGIYYVPKGKTKSSSDLACFIRFDKVNIYTTNNYKQKYRAPTNFCFMLKHPCIQKESHYIKFLCCDDEHTLLLWVNSIRIAKYGTGLYKNYQAAVKRVSTLQTLQSAAHKDPRRPHPTTQWTQGPAANDTASDTTGHPMWSCAPSHLQTNPEAMPLGSAHSQVHLHPKSQVLKIIHMSHHLTSSLLLLLATHTFKTHPHLMCLDKCLNLEPAMRCQ comes from the exons AGTTTGTCGCCTGCAGCAGACCCACCAGAGGCAGATCCTGCTTTACACAGAGAAAGCACCTTCTCCATTGGCTTCACAGACCTGAATG AGTCTCTTAATGAACTGGAGGACCACGATCTGGATGCCCTGGTGGCTGACCTTGGATCCAAATCAACCACACAAGATCTCACCACTCATCAACAGAACAGCAGCCTCACAGATGATCAATTTGCACCACCTGCCATGACTCAGAGATCTGAGGCAGCAGCTGCTCTTCCTCAAACACCAAACACTGCTGGAGTGCAGCAGAGG AGTGAACCCCAGACAAAAGcagacaaaattaaaatggctCTGGAGAAGCTGAAAGAAGCCAAAGTGAGGAAG TTGATAATAAAGGTCATGATGAGCGACAACAGCTCCAAGACTCTGATGGTGGATGAAAGACAAACGGTGAGAGAGGTTCTGGACAAGCTGTTTGAGAAGACACACTGTGACTGCAACATCAATTGGAGCCTGTGTGAGACCAATCCTGAGCTGCAAATTG AGAGAGGCTTTGAGGACCATGAGAGTTTAGTGGAGCTGCTGTCTGAGTGGACTCgccacagtgaaaacaaaatctatTTTGTGTCAAGACCTCAGAAGTATGTGATGTTCACAGACCCTCAG atATTTTACAtgtggaagaagaagacagaTTTGACTGGGATTAACGAGCATGCCAAACAACTCTTACTCAAG GAGCATTTTGGGGGCTCTACTCTGATTGTTCCTGATCTTGAGGGAATGCTGTACCTAAAGGAAGATGGGAAGAAGGTTTGGAAATCTCGCTACTTCGTGCTCAGGGCCTCAGGCATCTACTATGTACCCAAAGGAAAGACAAAG TCATCCAGCGATCTCGCCTGTTTCATCCGTTTTGACAAAGTCAACATCTACACCACCAACAactacaaacagaaatacagagctCCCACCAACTTCTGCTTCATGCTTAAG CATCCCTGCATCCAGAAAGAGTCTCACTACATCAAGTTCCTGTGCTGTGATGACGAACACACACTGTTGCTGTGGGTCAACTCCATCAGAATAGCCAAG tATGGGACCGGTCTGTATAAGAACTACCAGGCTGCAGTGAAGAGAGTGTCCACTCTGCAAACTCTGCAGTCTGCTGCACACAAAG ATCCACGGAGGCCTCATCCCACAACCCAGTGGACCCAAGGACCCGCTGCCAATGACACAGCatcagacaccacaggacatccCATGTGGTCCTGTGCACCA TCTCATTTACAGACAAATCCAGAAGCCATGCCACTGGGATCAGCCCACAGCCAGGTCCATCTCCATCCAAAATCACAGGTGTTGAAGATTATTCACATGAGCCACCACCTGacttcatccctcctcctcctcctggccacacacacatttaagacCCATCCTCACCTCATGTGTCTGGACAAATGTCTTAACCTGGAGCCAGCAATGAGGTGTCAGTAA
- the LOC108883866 gene encoding amyloid beta A4 precursor protein-binding family B member 1-interacting protein isoform X3 — MMLPCVKEAEKMDDIDAMFSELLGEMDHLSQSLSPAADPPEADPALHRESTFSIGFTDLNESLNELEDHDLDALVADLGSKSTTQDLTTHQQNSSLTDDQFAPPAMTQRSEAAAALPQTPNTAGVQQRSEPQTKADKIKMALEKLKEAKVRKLIIKVMMSDNSSKTLMVDERQTVREVLDKLFEKTHCDCNINWSLCETNPELQIERGFEDHESLVELLSEWTRHSENKIYFVSRPQKYVMFTDPQIFYMWKKKTDLTGINEHAKQLLLKEHFGGSTLIVPDLEGMLYLKEDGKKVWKSRYFVLRASGIYYVPKGKTKSSSDLACFIRFDKVNIYTTNNYKQKYRAPTNFCFMLKHPCIQKESHYIKFLCCDDEHTLLLWVNSIRIAKYGTGLYKNYQAAVKRVSTLQTLQSAAHKVSFTDKSRSHATGISPQPGPSPSKITGVEDYSHEPPPDFIPPPPPGHTHI, encoded by the exons AGTTTGTCGCCTGCAGCAGACCCACCAGAGGCAGATCCTGCTTTACACAGAGAAAGCACCTTCTCCATTGGCTTCACAGACCTGAATG AGTCTCTTAATGAACTGGAGGACCACGATCTGGATGCCCTGGTGGCTGACCTTGGATCCAAATCAACCACACAAGATCTCACCACTCATCAACAGAACAGCAGCCTCACAGATGATCAATTTGCACCACCTGCCATGACTCAGAGATCTGAGGCAGCAGCTGCTCTTCCTCAAACACCAAACACTGCTGGAGTGCAGCAGAGG AGTGAACCCCAGACAAAAGcagacaaaattaaaatggctCTGGAGAAGCTGAAAGAAGCCAAAGTGAGGAAG TTGATAATAAAGGTCATGATGAGCGACAACAGCTCCAAGACTCTGATGGTGGATGAAAGACAAACGGTGAGAGAGGTTCTGGACAAGCTGTTTGAGAAGACACACTGTGACTGCAACATCAATTGGAGCCTGTGTGAGACCAATCCTGAGCTGCAAATTG AGAGAGGCTTTGAGGACCATGAGAGTTTAGTGGAGCTGCTGTCTGAGTGGACTCgccacagtgaaaacaaaatctatTTTGTGTCAAGACCTCAGAAGTATGTGATGTTCACAGACCCTCAG atATTTTACAtgtggaagaagaagacagaTTTGACTGGGATTAACGAGCATGCCAAACAACTCTTACTCAAG GAGCATTTTGGGGGCTCTACTCTGATTGTTCCTGATCTTGAGGGAATGCTGTACCTAAAGGAAGATGGGAAGAAGGTTTGGAAATCTCGCTACTTCGTGCTCAGGGCCTCAGGCATCTACTATGTACCCAAAGGAAAGACAAAG TCATCCAGCGATCTCGCCTGTTTCATCCGTTTTGACAAAGTCAACATCTACACCACCAACAactacaaacagaaatacagagctCCCACCAACTTCTGCTTCATGCTTAAG CATCCCTGCATCCAGAAAGAGTCTCACTACATCAAGTTCCTGTGCTGTGATGACGAACACACACTGTTGCTGTGGGTCAACTCCATCAGAATAGCCAAG tATGGGACCGGTCTGTATAAGAACTACCAGGCTGCAGTGAAGAGAGTGTCCACTCTGCAAACTCTGCAGTCTGCTGCACACAAAG TCTCATTTACAGACAAATCCAGAAGCCATGCCACTGGGATCAGCCCACAGCCAGGTCCATCTCCATCCAAAATCACAGGTGTTGAAGATTATTCACATGAGCCACCACCTGacttcatccctcctcctcctcctggccacacacacatttaa
- the LOC108883866 gene encoding amyloid beta A4 precursor protein-binding family B member 1-interacting protein isoform X4, which produces MMLPCVKEAEKMDDIDAMFSELLGEMDHLSQSLSPAADPPEADPALHRESTFSIGFTDLNESLNELEDHDLDALVADLGSKSTTQDLTTHQQNSSLTDDQFAPPAMTQRSEAAAALPQTPNTAGVQQRSEPQTKADKIKMALEKLKEAKVRKLIIKVMMSDNSSKTLMVDERQTVREVLDKLFEKTHCDCNINWSLCETNPELQIERGFEDHESLVELLSEWTRHSENKIYFVSRPQKYVMFTDPQIFYMWKKKTDLTGINEHAKQLLLKEHFGGSTLIVPDLEGMLYLKEDGKKVWKSRYFVLRASGIYYVPKGKTKSSSDLACFIRFDKVNIYTTNNYKQKYRAPTNFCFMLKHPCIQKESHYIKFLCCDDEHTLLLWVNSIRIAKYGTGLYKNYQAAVKRVSTLQTLQSAAHKD; this is translated from the exons AGTTTGTCGCCTGCAGCAGACCCACCAGAGGCAGATCCTGCTTTACACAGAGAAAGCACCTTCTCCATTGGCTTCACAGACCTGAATG AGTCTCTTAATGAACTGGAGGACCACGATCTGGATGCCCTGGTGGCTGACCTTGGATCCAAATCAACCACACAAGATCTCACCACTCATCAACAGAACAGCAGCCTCACAGATGATCAATTTGCACCACCTGCCATGACTCAGAGATCTGAGGCAGCAGCTGCTCTTCCTCAAACACCAAACACTGCTGGAGTGCAGCAGAGG AGTGAACCCCAGACAAAAGcagacaaaattaaaatggctCTGGAGAAGCTGAAAGAAGCCAAAGTGAGGAAG TTGATAATAAAGGTCATGATGAGCGACAACAGCTCCAAGACTCTGATGGTGGATGAAAGACAAACGGTGAGAGAGGTTCTGGACAAGCTGTTTGAGAAGACACACTGTGACTGCAACATCAATTGGAGCCTGTGTGAGACCAATCCTGAGCTGCAAATTG AGAGAGGCTTTGAGGACCATGAGAGTTTAGTGGAGCTGCTGTCTGAGTGGACTCgccacagtgaaaacaaaatctatTTTGTGTCAAGACCTCAGAAGTATGTGATGTTCACAGACCCTCAG atATTTTACAtgtggaagaagaagacagaTTTGACTGGGATTAACGAGCATGCCAAACAACTCTTACTCAAG GAGCATTTTGGGGGCTCTACTCTGATTGTTCCTGATCTTGAGGGAATGCTGTACCTAAAGGAAGATGGGAAGAAGGTTTGGAAATCTCGCTACTTCGTGCTCAGGGCCTCAGGCATCTACTATGTACCCAAAGGAAAGACAAAG TCATCCAGCGATCTCGCCTGTTTCATCCGTTTTGACAAAGTCAACATCTACACCACCAACAactacaaacagaaatacagagctCCCACCAACTTCTGCTTCATGCTTAAG CATCCCTGCATCCAGAAAGAGTCTCACTACATCAAGTTCCTGTGCTGTGATGACGAACACACACTGTTGCTGTGGGTCAACTCCATCAGAATAGCCAAG tATGGGACCGGTCTGTATAAGAACTACCAGGCTGCAGTGAAGAGAGTGTCCACTCTGCAAACTCTGCAGTCTGCTGCACACAAAG ACTAA